From one Sesamum indicum cultivar Zhongzhi No. 13 linkage group LG13, S_indicum_v1.0, whole genome shotgun sequence genomic stretch:
- the LOC105176125 gene encoding uncharacterized protein LOC105176125 has product MNEYTSGLQLSLLSHLTSPFLLFLRTFISRKAFSVFLPNPGTSMARRLPMVMFLCGAHKGALKSSRSRGEKRRVRLGGKKKPVMEKMKSSLSSKALLMAKMISWRKVEDVGEAEEYSYREGEEEEEEEEDGVVWKKTIIKGEKCRPLDFSGRILYDNDGNLLPD; this is encoded by the exons ATGAATGAATACACTAGTGGGCTTCAACTATCGCTACTCTCACACCTCACCTCCCCTTTTCTCTTATTCCTCCGTACCTTCATCTCTCGCAAAGCCTTCTCCGTCTTTTTACCTAATCCGGGGACATCCATGGCGAGGCGGTTGCCGA TGGTGATGTTCCTGTGCGGCGCTCACAAGGGAGCGCTGAAATCGTCGAGGAGCAGAGGAGAAAAGAGAAGGGTGAGATTGGGAGGTAAGAAGAAGCCGGTGATGGAGAAGATGAAGAGCAGCTTGAGCAGTAAGGCGCTGTTGATGGCTAAGATGATTTCGTGGAGGAAAGTGGAGGACGTGGGAGAAGCAGAGGAGTACAGCTATAGGGAaggggaagaggaagaggaagaagaagaagacggCGTCGTTTGGAAGAAGACGATCATCAAAGGAGAAAAGTGCCGGCCGCTTGATTTCTCCGGCAGGATTCTGTATGATAATGATGGAAATCTTCTGCCGGATTAG
- the LOC105176126 gene encoding protein AAR2 homolog → MDPETALEFVKHGATLLLLDVPQYTLIGIDTQMFSSGPNFKGIKMIPPGIHFVYYSSANREGSEFSPVVGFFIDATPSQVIVRKWDQNKMLEEEEGRYSDAVKRLEFDKQLGPYTLSQYGDWKRLSSYITKDTVERIEPIGGEISVACESEMVGKFSKSAMEKALAEQLKSSKFSAPEEKSQKRGCYYTAIPRVVKHKGMCGKELTSLNIDKTQLLEGILMKEYGGDEDALLAELQFAFIAFLMGQSLEAFLQWKLLVSLLFGCTEAPLNTRSQLFTKFIKVIYHQLKYGFSKDQKDMPEGVSALLDESWLSSDNFLHHLCKDFFSLVLEAPVVDGDLLSWTRRLKELLEDSLGWQFQQNSAVDGIYFEEDDEYAPVVEILD, encoded by the exons ATGGACCCAGAGACGGCCTTAGAGTTTGTGAAGCACGGTGCTACGCTTCTTCTGCTCGATGTTCCTCAGTACACTCTCATTGGCATCGATACCCAG ATGTTTTCATCGGGTCCTAATTTCAAGGGTATCAAGATGATTCCCCCTGGCATTCACTTTGTTTACTATAGCTCGGCTAACAG GGAAGGCAGTGAGTTCTCCCCAGTTGTTGGCTTCTTTATTGATGCCACCCCTTCACAG GTGATTGTTCGTAAATGGGATCAAAACAAAATGTTGGAAGAGGAG GAAGGGAGATACTCTGATGCAGTTAAAAGGCTGGAATTTGATAAACAGCTTGGACCATACACATTGAGTCAGTATGGGGATTGGAAACGCTTATCCAGCTATATCACCAAGGATACAGTTGAGCGCATAG AGCCTATTGGAGGAGAAATCTCTGTTGCCTGCGAATCTGAAATGGTTGGAAAGTTTTCTAAATCAGCCATGGAGAAAGCCTTAGCTGAGCAGTTAAAGAGCAGCAAGTTTTCAGCACCTGAAGAGAAATCACAAAAAAGAGGTTGCTATTACACTGCAATTCCACGAGTTGTCAAACATAAGGGAATGTGTGGCAAAGAGCTTACTAGTTTAAATATTGACAAG ACACAGCTGTTGGAAGGGATACTGATGAAAGAATATGGAGGCGATGAAGATGCACTTCTAGCAGAGTTGCAGTTTGCGTTCATTGCATTTCTG ATGGGTCAATCCCTTGAAGCATTCCTCCAGTGGAAGCTTTTAGTGAGTCTCTTATTTGGTTGTACAGAAGCT CCTCTTAACACCAGGAGTCAGCTATTTACCAAG TTTATTAAAGTCATTTATCACCAGTTGAAATATGGATTTTCAAAGGACCAGAAGGATATGCCTGAAGGAGTGTCAGCATTGTTGGATGAATCTTGGTTGTCTTCTGATAACTTTCTGCACCACCTCTGCAAG GATTTCTTCTCGTTGGTGCTAGAAGCTCCAGTGGTTGATGGTGACCTTCTCTCTTGG ACGAGGAGACTGAAAGAGCTGCTTGAGGACTCTTTGGGATGGCAATTTCAGCAGAACAGTGCGGTAGATGGAATTTACTTTGAGGAAGATGATGAG TATGCTCCAGTGGTAGAGATTTTGGATTGA